In the genome of Nicoliella spurrieriana, the window ATAAATTTATCGCGGTCGTTATCTTTAGGATCCATTTGGGCAAACTTTCCGAACATTTTATCAAGATCATTTTGCATGTTAATTTTTAATCCCATCATTACATCTCCTGCCTTTATTTTCTTTTATAATAGCAGAAAGTTGATTATTTGTCATATTAAGGGAGTGATGAATTGGCTACTGAACATATTGAAAATAAATTAAAATTGTTACCGGATTTACCTGGTTGTTACCTGATGAAAGATAAAAATGGGCACATCATTTACGTTGGAAAGGCCAAAAATTTAAAAAACCGAGTGCGTTCTTATTTTAAAAGTAGTCATACGGGGAAAACTGCTAAGTTAGTCGCTACCATTAGGGATTTTGAAACCATTATTACCTCTACTGATAAAGAAGCATTTTTGCTTGAAATTACTTTAATTCAAAAGCACCGCCCATATTTTAACATCCAATTAAAACAGGGAAATAACGGGTATCCATATATTAAAATTACAAATGAACGTGACCCGAGACTGTTAATCGTTAATAATGTTAAAAATGATGGTGGCTATTATTTTGGCCCGTATCCAAATGTTTATGCTGCTGATGAAACGCTTAATTTTTTACAGAAAATGTATCCGTTAAGACGTTGTAATGGTTTTCAACATCGCCCCTGCCTTTATTACCACATGGGACAATGCTTAGGAGCATGTTTTAAAACGGTACCTAAGGCAACGTATGATTCTCAAATTAAAAAGATTAAATCCTTTTTGAATGGGAACGTTTCAGTTGCTAAAAAAACAATTACTAAGAAGATGCACCAAGCTGCTAATAATTTAGAATTTGAACGAGCAGCTGATTTAAGGGATCAGTTAAAGTACATTGAAGTTACTGTTGAAAAACAGAAAATCATTTCTAAAGATACTACACCACGCGATATTTTTAATTTTTATTTCAATAAAGGTTGGATTTCCATTCAAGTTTTTTTTATTCGGCAAGCTCGTTTAATGAAAAGAATTAAACGGGTATTCCCAGTCGTCAATTCTGCCGAAGAGGAAATGACTAGTTTTATTGTACAGTTTTATCAACAGCGTGACCAACCACTACCAAAGGAGATTTTAGTTCCTTCGGTATTGCCAAAGGATGTTTTGAGTAAGGTTTTAGATGTCAGCGTCAGAACCCCTCAACGTGGTCAGAAACGTGACCTATTAGAAATGGCTGGTAAAAATGCTAAGTTGGTTTTAGATGAGAAGTTTCGACTGATTGAATTAAATCAAATTAAAACAACTGGAGCAATGAATGATTTAATGGATTGCTTAAGATTACCGCATGGACATCGAATTGAAGCGTTCGATCATTCCCATATTCAGGGAGCAGACTTAGTTTCTGCAATGGTTGTTTTTGAGGATGGACATCCCAATCGGAAATTATATCGTAAATATAAGTTAACAACTGTTGATCACGCTGATGAGACTGCTAGTACTAAGGAAGTAATTAGAAGACGTTATTCACGGCTATTAAAAGAACATTCTGAGTTACCTGACCTTATATTAATGGATGGTGGTGTAATTCAAATGAACGCTGTTAAGGACGTATTAGTTAATGAATTAGGTCTATCAATTCCAGTTGCAGGAATGGTTAAAAATGATAAGCATAAGACCGCTGATTTATTATTTGGTGATTCTGATCAACCATTGAATTTAGATCCCAAGAGTCAGGCTTTTTATTTGGTTCAACGAGTTCAAGATGAAGTTCACCGATTTGCAATTAGCTTTCATCGACAGGTGCATACCAAGCATTCATTAAGTTCCAGACTTGATGGCATTAAGGGTGTTGGTCCTAAGACCCGTAATAAATTACTTCGCCACTTTGGTTCAATGAAACATATTGAAGATGCAAGCACTAGTGAAATTGAATCACTGGGAATTTCTAGTACGGTTGCTCAGACGATTAAGTTCAGTCTTAATAAAAGTGGCGCTGAATCCAATAAAAATTAGCCATCAGCATTAAGTTATAATATAATTAAATATACAATTAATAATGATTAGGAGAAATAAATTGTTTGTAGATCAAGTTAAAATTAAAGTCCAAGCTGGTAAGGGCGGCGACGGTGTTGTTGGTTGGCGTCGTGAAAAATACGTTCCAAACGGAGGCCCCGCTGGTGGTGATGGTGGCCATGGTGGCGACATTGTTTTTCAGGTAGATAGTGGAATGAGTACGTTAATGGATTTTCATTACAGTCAAAAATTCAAGGCTGCAAATGGCAATAATGGTGGTAGCAAAAAAATGACCGGAAGAAGTGGTGATGATTTAATCGTTAACGTTCCGGAAGGGACTAGTGTTTATAATGATGACACTAATCAATTAATTTGTGACCTTGTTAATCCTGGCGACAGCTTTATTGTAGCTAACGGTGGTCGTGGTGGTCGTGGAAACGTTCATTTTGCCACTGCGAAAAATTCAGCTCCAGAAATTGCTGAAAATGGTGAGCCGGGTGAAGCGTTTTCAGTACGACTGGAATTGAAATTACTTGCCGATGTTGGATTGGTTGGGTTTCCATCAGTTGGAAAATCCACCTTACTTGCGGCTGTTACTAGCTCTAAACCCAAGGTTGCCGATTACCACTTTACTACGTTAGTCCCTAATTTAGGGATGGTGCAGTTAAACGACGGGCGTGACTTTGTGATCGCCGATCTACCTGGGTTGATTGAAGGGGCCTCCACTGGAACTGGATTAGGATTTCAGTTTTTGCGTCACGTTGAACGGACTCGGGTAATATTACACTTAGTTGATATGAGTGGATTAGAGGGTCGTGATCCATTTGTTGATTATCAAAAAATTAATCAGGAATTAGCTAAATACGATGAAAATTTATTACTACGTCCGCAAATCATTGTGGCTACTAAAATGGATATGCCTGATTCAGATGATAATTTAAAGCGATTTACTGATCAAGTGAATTCAGAGGATAATAAGCATCAAATCATTCCAATTTCATCAGTAACGCATAGCGGATTAACTAAGTTAATTGGTGCAACCGCTGACTTACTTGAACAGACCCCTAGATTTCCAATTACTGATGTTGAGGATGTGGTTTCGATTACAAATGATGCTGATGAGGCACCATTTAAGATTGTTCATGAAGAAGATGGTAGCTGGACGTTATCTGGTGCCAGATTAGAAAAACTATTCTTAATGACTGATACGACTCATGAGCAGTCGATGCTTAGATTTGCTCGTCAATTGCGTGGAATGGGTGTTGACGATGCACTACGGGAAAGTGGGGCTAAGAATGGTGATACGGTAAATCTCTTAGACTTCTCATTTACCTACGAAGATTAGGGGAATTTAATATGCAAAATGAAAACCCTAATCAGTCAAAAAGACGTTATATTACTGGATTAGATGGAATTCGTGCAATCGCCGTATTTGCGGTAATTATTTATCACCTCCTCCCATTTAGCATTAAGGGAGGATACTTAGGGGTTTCAATCTTTTTTACCGTTTCTGGTTATTTAATTACTGATTTATTAATGCAGGAATGGGGACGCAGTGGGCATATTGATATTGTTGGTTTCTATTATCGTAGAATGCGAAGGTTATACCCAGCTCTTTTTGCAATGGTAATTGGTACTGGAACCTATATTACACTTTTTCAACAAACACTATTAAAGAACCTTGGGGTTTCGATTTGGACCAACTTGTTATATGTTTATAACTGGTGGGAAATTACTCACGGCCAAAGTTACTTTGATCGTTTCCAGGGTGAGTCACCGTTTACTCATTTATGGTCATTATCAATTGAAGCCCAATATTACCTAGTGTGGCCGCTCTTATTGCTTCTTTTACTAAGGGGGCTTAAAAAACGGGCTAAAATTTTTTGTTTATTGTTTGCGATTTCAATTGCTTCATCAATTTGGATGACAATTGTTTACCACCACGTTAACAATATCAATCGAATTTATTATGGAACTGATACTAGGATGTTTTCCATTCTATTCGGGGTTTCACTGGCAATTATTTGGCCATCTAATAAATTAAAACATCATCTAAGCAATGGATTAAAACAATTATTGAATGTGATTGGAATCGCTTCTATGGTTGGAATCATATGGTTATTATTTACCCTTTCTGGGCAAGCTGCTGCTACCTATAATTGGGGGATGTTGGTAATTACTTTATTAACAGTGCTCTTAATTGCTACTTGTGTTCATCCTGGAGCAAGTATTAATCACCTTTTAACGAACCCTGTTTTTAGGTGGATGGGAACCCGAAGTTATGGAATTTACCTTTATCAATTTCCAGTAATGATTTTCTATGAAATGCGTGTAATGTCGATTGGACAGGCTCCATTTTTAAATGCATTAATTGAAATTGCAATTATTTTAATAATTAGTGAAATTTCCTATCGATATGTAGAGCTTCCAATCCGTCGTTTTGATTTTAAGCGATTGAAAATTAATATAATTGAATTTTTTAAATTAAAGTCACGGTTTGGCTTTAAGCGACTATTGTTGATTCCAGTCATTTTAATGATGATAGTTTGTGGATATGGATCGGTGCACGGGAATGCTAGTTCTGATGATACTAATGCTTTGAAACAAGATATTACTAATAATCAAAAGGAAGTTCAAAGAAATAACCATAAGTTACTCAAAAAAAAGATTAGGAAAAACATTGCTAAGCCGACCAAGCCGTCTAAAATGACTACCGCTGATCGTAAAATTGCAAAAAAATATAATTTAAATGCTAATCAATTATTAGCAGCAAAGCAATATCCAGTTACCGTAGTGGGTGATTCAGTAATGGCGGATGCATCTACTGATTTACAGCTGGTTTTTCCAAACGCCTATATTTCTGCCCAAGTGGGTCGCCAAATTTGGCAAACGCCGGCGGTGATTGATCAGTTGAAAAATGATAATTTATTGGCACCAAATGTATTGTTAAATCTTGGGACCAATAGTCCGATGAATCCAGGTCAATTAAATCAAGTAATTAATGCAATTGGTCCTAATCATCAAATCTATTGGGTGAACGTTCATGTTCCCACTAGATATTGGGAAGAACAGGTAAATAGGGTAATTGCCGGTGCGGGTAAGAAATATCCTAATTTTCACGTAATTGATTGGTATGCAACTAGTAAGAATAAAAACAACTGGTTTTGGAATGACCACGTTCATCCAAATCCAACTGGAAATGTGCATTACGTTAGCTTAATTGCTAAAACCATTTTTTATAAAAGCGCTTAGGAATCCTCCTAAGCCTTTTTTACGTGAAATTCAAATTAAATGATGATATCAATATGTTACAATATAAATATTGCGATTTTGATAGATAAAGAGGAAATAATATGCAAATTGAATTTTTAGGAACTGGTTCTGGAGTCCCAGGAAAGTTTAGAAATGTATCTTGTACAGCGTTACGTTTACTTGATGAATGTAATTCTGTGTGGTTATTCGATGTTGGAGAAGGAACCCAACAACAAATTTTACGATCTAATTTAAAGCCACGTAAAATCAACAAAATTTTTATTACTCATCTTCATGGTGATCACATATTTGGATTGCCTGGTTTATTGAGTAGCCGTTCGTTTCAGGGCGGTAATACTCCTTTAACAATTTATGGACCTAAGGGGATTAAGGATTTTGTTCAAGTAAGTCTGGGGGTCTCTAAAACTAAATTGTCATATAAGATTATTTATCAAGAATTAACTACCCCTGGCAAAATATTTGAGGATCCAAAATTTACAGTCTATATGAATACTTTGGACCATCAAATCGAATCATTTGGTTACCGGGTCGAAGAACATGATCATCCAGGAGAATTAATGGTTGATAAGTTAAAGGCAGCTAAGATTCCATCTGGACCAATTTATGGTAGGATTAAAGCAGGTGAAAGCGTTCAATTAGATGATGGACGTGTAATTAATGGTGCTGACTTTATTGGTAAGGCTCAAAAGGGTCGTGTAGTTGCAATCTTAGGTGATACTAGAAAGAATCCTAATTCACTTTCGTTGGCTAAAAATGCTGATGTTTTAGTTCATGAAAGTACTTTTTCTAAGGATGAGGCTGGATTAGCCAGGAATTATTACCACTCTACAAATGCTCAAGCTGCTATTTTAGCTAAAAAAGCCAATGTTCATAAGCTGTTATTAACGCATATTTCATCTAGATACACTGGTAAAATGGCTAATGTTTTACAAAAGCAGGCCCGTGCTATCTTTAAAAATACTTCCGTTGTGAGGGACTTTGACGTTGTTGATGTTCCATTTGATAAAAACCAAACTGTATAGGATGATGATTAATAATGAAAAAACAAGTAAAAATGATTTTGATAGTTCTTTTGATTTTAATAATTGTAGTGTTCGCACTATTGAACATTCAATCTGTTGCAATTAACTTTGGGTTTGGTACCCTTAAATTACCAATGATCGTAATGTTGGTATTATGGATTTTAATCGGTGCTTTAATTAGCTTTTTAATGACTACGACATCATCAGTTACCAAGGGACGTGATTTCAAAAAACTTAATAAGCAGTATGATAGTAAGGTTAACCAACTTGAATCACAGGTTTCGACGTTACAATCAAGACTTAAGGATGCTCAAAAAAACACTCAAGTTGAAAATAAATTAGCTAACCAAGTGCAATCTAGTGACAATAAGGATGATCAAACCAAATAATAAAGAGGGATTAGATGATTGATTCAAAATACGAATGGCAACTCGTAGATTCTAACCAAGACCTAAGCTCAATTCAAGAACTTTCAACCCAGCTCAATTTAAATCCAATTGCATTGAAAATTCTTTTTCAAAGGGGAATTAAAACTACCTCTCAAATTAGAGCATTTTTAAACCCAGATCCAAATGATTTAGCGGATCCATTTCTATTTCATGATATGGATAAGGGGGTTGCTCGAATTACAGAAGCGGTCGAAAATGGAGAACAAATTACCGTTTATGGTGATTATGATGCCGATGGATTAACCAGTACTGCAATTATGTATGAAACCCTCACCGAAATGGGTGCGAATGTTGATTATTACATTCCAAATCGATTTAATGATGGCTATGGTCCAAATGTGGATGCGTTTTCCAGAATAATTGATGGGGGAACCACTTTAATTGTAACCGTTGATAACGGGGTAACTGGTTTCGAGCCCGTTACATTTGCTAATCAACATAATTGTGATGTGATTATTACTGATCATCATGAAATTCCAGAACAGGGTGTACCGGATGCATATGCAGTGATTCATGCTAGATATCCAGGTGCAGAGTACCCATTTGGTTACTTTTCTGGAGCAGGGGTTGCCTTTAAGGTTGCGACTGCACTATTAGATGAACTTCCACAGGAGTGCTTAGATTTAGTTACCATTGGAACGGTTGCTGACTTAGTTTCGTTAACTGGTGAAAATCGGATTTTAACCAAATTTGGTTGTCAAGCAATTCAAAATACCCAACGGCCTGGTCTAATTAAGCTATTGGAATTAGCTAGTTTAACTAATAAACCAATTAATGAACACAGTATTGGATTTGGGATTGCCCCTCGTTTAAATGCGCTTGGAAGAATGGGGGATGCTAACGCGGGGGTCGAATTATTAACGACCTTAGATGATGAACAGGCTAACGAATTATCACAGCAGACGGAGTTGTTAAACAAACAACGCCGGAAGTTAGTATCTGACATATTTAAGGCCGCATGTGAACAGGTCGATCATAATCATCAAGATGCGAAAAAAACACTGGTCGTAGCTGGTCCTAATTGGCATGAAGGAGTAGTTGGGATTGTTGCTAGTCGGCTAGTTGATAAGTACCATAAGCCAACGTTAGTGCTGAACATAGATCCTAAAACGGGGATTGCAAAGGGATCTGGCCGTAGTATTGAAGGATTTAATCTATTTAAAGCATTACAACCAGCCCGTGATGAAATGCTTAAGTTTGGTGGCCACGACATGGCCGTTGGATTATCAGTGAAGAAATCATTAATTGAACGGGTTGCATCAATATTAGAAAACAATTTTAAAGCACCGGTAGCGGGTAAAACGGCCAAACCAAACTTGATGGTTGACGCTAAAATTGATGTTGACCAAATTGATAAATCACTATCTGATTCGCTAACTCAAATGGCACCATTTGGAACTGATAATTCTCAGCCACTGTTTGAAGTTACTCCTAAAATGGTAAATAATGTCCAAACGATGGGCAATCGCAATGCCCACCTACGATTTACGATTAATGGTGAACAGCATCGAATCAATGCAGTGGCGTTTAGTAAGGGTAATCTGCTTTCTTCAATTCAAGCGACTCCGAATGCAATTGAAATGGTGGGAACGATTGAGGTTAATACTTGGAATAACCGAACTTCATTACAAATGATGGTTAAAGATTTAAAGTCAGATGGAATTGAGATTTTAGATCGCCGAACTAAACAGTTAAATCAACGCATGTTTAAAACTGAGGGAACTTATGTATTCTTTAATCGAAAACTACTTAATAAGTTAACTCCTTATATTAATGAAAAAAGTAATATAATTTGGTATAATGACTTGTCGACAGAAATTGATTCTGACGTGGTGACAATTGTTGATTGTCCCGATACAATTGATGATTTAAAACGGGTTGCGCATTTTATTGGTAACAGTAAGGTGGTTCTATACTTATTTAAGCCTCATTATATCTATTCCAGTGGACTGCCTACTAGAAGTCAATTTGGCCAATTGTTTAGAATCCTTGGGAGCCTTGCTCCGTTCAATATTAATCAACAATTACCATTGGTTGTTCAAAAATTGGGCCTTGATCGTAATTTAACTATTTTTATGATTAAGGTATTTCAAGAATTGAAATTCGTCCAAATTGATAATGGGCTGTTACAGATGAATCCAAATCCTAAAAAACAAGATTTGATATCAGCTAATTCGTATCATAATCGTCAAATTCAATTGGAATCAGAAAAACAATTACTATTACCAAATTCTGCCACTTTAGTTACACTATTTAATAGCTTATTAAGGTTATAAGTAACGAAAGGAAGATATTAATGGCATTAGATTTAAATGACTATATTGCTTCTTATAAAGATTTTCCTGAGAAGGGAATTATGTTTCGTGATATTTCACCGCTACTTGAAGATGGTCAAGCCTACAAGCAAGCAACTGATGAAATTGTTAACTATGCACGGGAACGCAAAGTAGATATGGTCGTCGGCCCTGAGGCACGGGGATTTATCGTTGGTTGTCCAGTAGCATATGACTTGGGAATTGGGTTCGCACCTGCTCGTAAGAAGGGGAAATTACCTGGCAAGACGGTTAAAGCATCTTATGGCTTAGAATATGGTGAATCATCACTATATCTTCATGAAGGAGCAGTGAAGCCTGGTCAACGGGTATTGGTCACTGATGATTTATTAGCAACTGGTGGAACCATTAGTGCAACGATTGAATTAGTCGAAGATCTTGGTGGCATCGTCGTTGGAACTGCGTTCCTAATTGAACTTGCTGATTTACATGGTCGTGATAAGATTAAGGGCTATGATATGCTAAGTTTGATGAAATATTAATAATTAGTGGTAATGGTGTTTACAATTTTTTATAGAATTGATATAATACCATTATGCGCTTTTGGAGAGTTGGCAGAGCGGTAATGCATCGGACTCGAAATCCGACGAACCGATTAATCTCGGCGGGCAGGTTCGACTCCTGTACTCTCCTTCTTAAAAACATGTCCGTTATGGGCATGTTTTTTTAGTTTGTTTTAATTATTATTAATTGCTGAATTAAAGAGATTACATTTGTGATATGGTAGTGATAGTTTAATTTTATAGAATGGGGTTTTAGTATGAATGTTGGAATTGATGCAATTAGTTTTTACAC includes:
- the uvrC gene encoding excinuclease ABC subunit UvrC: MATEHIENKLKLLPDLPGCYLMKDKNGHIIYVGKAKNLKNRVRSYFKSSHTGKTAKLVATIRDFETIITSTDKEAFLLEITLIQKHRPYFNIQLKQGNNGYPYIKITNERDPRLLIVNNVKNDGGYYFGPYPNVYAADETLNFLQKMYPLRRCNGFQHRPCLYYHMGQCLGACFKTVPKATYDSQIKKIKSFLNGNVSVAKKTITKKMHQAANNLEFERAADLRDQLKYIEVTVEKQKIISKDTTPRDIFNFYFNKGWISIQVFFIRQARLMKRIKRVFPVVNSAEEEMTSFIVQFYQQRDQPLPKEILVPSVLPKDVLSKVLDVSVRTPQRGQKRDLLEMAGKNAKLVLDEKFRLIELNQIKTTGAMNDLMDCLRLPHGHRIEAFDHSHIQGADLVSAMVVFEDGHPNRKLYRKYKLTTVDHADETASTKEVIRRRYSRLLKEHSELPDLILMDGGVIQMNAVKDVLVNELGLSIPVAGMVKNDKHKTADLLFGDSDQPLNLDPKSQAFYLVQRVQDEVHRFAISFHRQVHTKHSLSSRLDGIKGVGPKTRNKLLRHFGSMKHIEDASTSEIESLGISSTVAQTIKFSLNKSGAESNKN
- a CDS encoding adenine phosphoribosyltransferase; the encoded protein is MALDLNDYIASYKDFPEKGIMFRDISPLLEDGQAYKQATDEIVNYARERKVDMVVGPEARGFIVGCPVAYDLGIGFAPARKKGKLPGKTVKASYGLEYGESSLYLHEGAVKPGQRVLVTDDLLATGGTISATIELVEDLGGIVVGTAFLIELADLHGRDKIKGYDMLSLMKY
- the rnz gene encoding ribonuclease Z — encoded protein: MQIEFLGTGSGVPGKFRNVSCTALRLLDECNSVWLFDVGEGTQQQILRSNLKPRKINKIFITHLHGDHIFGLPGLLSSRSFQGGNTPLTIYGPKGIKDFVQVSLGVSKTKLSYKIIYQELTTPGKIFEDPKFTVYMNTLDHQIESFGYRVEEHDHPGELMVDKLKAAKIPSGPIYGRIKAGESVQLDDGRVINGADFIGKAQKGRVVAILGDTRKNPNSLSLAKNADVLVHESTFSKDEAGLARNYYHSTNAQAAILAKKANVHKLLLTHISSRYTGKMANVLQKQARAIFKNTSVVRDFDVVDVPFDKNQTV
- a CDS encoding LapA family protein — encoded protein: MKKQVKMILIVLLILIIVVFALLNIQSVAINFGFGTLKLPMIVMLVLWILIGALISFLMTTTSSVTKGRDFKKLNKQYDSKVNQLESQVSTLQSRLKDAQKNTQVENKLANQVQSSDNKDDQTK
- a CDS encoding SPJ_0845 family protein codes for the protein MMGLKINMQNDLDKMFGKFAQMDPKDNDRDKFMKKAEKKSKDKANNKNKILSQDKTNK
- the obgE gene encoding GTPase ObgE, which produces MFVDQVKIKVQAGKGGDGVVGWRREKYVPNGGPAGGDGGHGGDIVFQVDSGMSTLMDFHYSQKFKAANGNNGGSKKMTGRSGDDLIVNVPEGTSVYNDDTNQLICDLVNPGDSFIVANGGRGGRGNVHFATAKNSAPEIAENGEPGEAFSVRLELKLLADVGLVGFPSVGKSTLLAAVTSSKPKVADYHFTTLVPNLGMVQLNDGRDFVIADLPGLIEGASTGTGLGFQFLRHVERTRVILHLVDMSGLEGRDPFVDYQKINQELAKYDENLLLRPQIIVATKMDMPDSDDNLKRFTDQVNSEDNKHQIIPISSVTHSGLTKLIGATADLLEQTPRFPITDVEDVVSITNDADEAPFKIVHEEDGSWTLSGARLEKLFLMTDTTHEQSMLRFARQLRGMGVDDALRESGAKNGDTVNLLDFSFTYED
- a CDS encoding acyltransferase family protein is translated as MQNENPNQSKRRYITGLDGIRAIAVFAVIIYHLLPFSIKGGYLGVSIFFTVSGYLITDLLMQEWGRSGHIDIVGFYYRRMRRLYPALFAMVIGTGTYITLFQQTLLKNLGVSIWTNLLYVYNWWEITHGQSYFDRFQGESPFTHLWSLSIEAQYYLVWPLLLLLLLRGLKKRAKIFCLLFAISIASSIWMTIVYHHVNNINRIYYGTDTRMFSILFGVSLAIIWPSNKLKHHLSNGLKQLLNVIGIASMVGIIWLLFTLSGQAAATYNWGMLVITLLTVLLIATCVHPGASINHLLTNPVFRWMGTRSYGIYLYQFPVMIFYEMRVMSIGQAPFLNALIEIAIILIISEISYRYVELPIRRFDFKRLKINIIEFFKLKSRFGFKRLLLIPVILMMIVCGYGSVHGNASSDDTNALKQDITNNQKEVQRNNHKLLKKKIRKNIAKPTKPSKMTTADRKIAKKYNLNANQLLAAKQYPVTVVGDSVMADASTDLQLVFPNAYISAQVGRQIWQTPAVIDQLKNDNLLAPNVLLNLGTNSPMNPGQLNQVINAIGPNHQIYWVNVHVPTRYWEEQVNRVIAGAGKKYPNFHVIDWYATSKNKNNWFWNDHVHPNPTGNVHYVSLIAKTIFYKSA
- the recJ gene encoding single-stranded-DNA-specific exonuclease RecJ yields the protein MIDSKYEWQLVDSNQDLSSIQELSTQLNLNPIALKILFQRGIKTTSQIRAFLNPDPNDLADPFLFHDMDKGVARITEAVENGEQITVYGDYDADGLTSTAIMYETLTEMGANVDYYIPNRFNDGYGPNVDAFSRIIDGGTTLIVTVDNGVTGFEPVTFANQHNCDVIITDHHEIPEQGVPDAYAVIHARYPGAEYPFGYFSGAGVAFKVATALLDELPQECLDLVTIGTVADLVSLTGENRILTKFGCQAIQNTQRPGLIKLLELASLTNKPINEHSIGFGIAPRLNALGRMGDANAGVELLTTLDDEQANELSQQTELLNKQRRKLVSDIFKAACEQVDHNHQDAKKTLVVAGPNWHEGVVGIVASRLVDKYHKPTLVLNIDPKTGIAKGSGRSIEGFNLFKALQPARDEMLKFGGHDMAVGLSVKKSLIERVASILENNFKAPVAGKTAKPNLMVDAKIDVDQIDKSLSDSLTQMAPFGTDNSQPLFEVTPKMVNNVQTMGNRNAHLRFTINGEQHRINAVAFSKGNLLSSIQATPNAIEMVGTIEVNTWNNRTSLQMMVKDLKSDGIEILDRRTKQLNQRMFKTEGTYVFFNRKLLNKLTPYINEKSNIIWYNDLSTEIDSDVVTIVDCPDTIDDLKRVAHFIGNSKVVLYLFKPHYIYSSGLPTRSQFGQLFRILGSLAPFNINQQLPLVVQKLGLDRNLTIFMIKVFQELKFVQIDNGLLQMNPNPKKQDLISANSYHNRQIQLESEKQLLLPNSATLVTLFNSLLRL